In Chryseobacterium camelliae, one DNA window encodes the following:
- a CDS encoding DUF5687 family protein, with protein MFLQFLKLEYKSFFRGSSVGVNLAMKILRFFAILYFMGCLIGGAFIAFFYVEEEMHADAVKIISRFMIIAWALDLIVKYIWQEMPTQNIKPFLTLNIPKRTLVNYMLTKTFLSVFSWINSCFMVTFCIIAMFKGYSALGIAAWFIGISLLFYLNTFINILFNGKEAVAIAVGVLFLIVVGLSYYDILPLFDYSEWLFHSFYEHPYLVIFPIVVFAVLWWICYKFIHKEFYLDQGLEAKKEVGKTENIAFLNKYGAIGTFINNDIKMLKRNKVTKGILMGSFMFLFYGLLMFTSDIYRTPMMMMFMGLFVTGGFQFMFGQRVPAFDSSYYPLMMTQNVPYKEYLKAKWWLMNIVTGVSIVLALFYAYWGWEVYFTFFAAGLYNIGVNSQFTLWSGAFNKTQIDLNSKEKRIGQKNSFNLKTMLLLIPKMLLPMAVFALTKYFFGITAGVVSIAILGLIGFLFRETIFNIIVRHYKVEKYSTLEAFKNKS; from the coding sequence ATGTTTTTACAATTCCTGAAATTAGAGTACAAAAGTTTTTTCCGGGGAAGTTCCGTTGGGGTCAATCTTGCTATGAAGATCCTCAGGTTTTTCGCTATACTTTATTTTATGGGATGCCTGATCGGAGGTGCCTTTATCGCCTTCTTTTATGTAGAGGAAGAAATGCATGCCGATGCGGTAAAGATTATTTCCCGGTTTATGATCATTGCCTGGGCTTTGGATTTGATTGTCAAGTATATCTGGCAGGAAATGCCCACCCAGAACATCAAGCCTTTTCTTACCCTGAACATTCCGAAGCGTACACTGGTTAACTATATGCTCACCAAGACCTTCCTTTCCGTATTCAGCTGGATCAATTCCTGTTTTATGGTAACCTTCTGCATTATTGCGATGTTTAAAGGCTATAGTGCATTGGGCATCGCTGCCTGGTTTATCGGGATATCGCTGTTGTTTTACCTCAACACATTTATCAACATCCTGTTCAATGGTAAAGAAGCCGTTGCCATTGCAGTCGGGGTCCTGTTCCTTATCGTCGTCGGACTTTCTTATTATGATATTCTGCCTTTGTTTGACTATTCCGAGTGGCTCTTTCACAGTTTTTATGAACATCCTTATCTTGTAATATTTCCTATCGTTGTATTTGCTGTTTTATGGTGGATCTGCTATAAGTTCATCCATAAGGAATTCTATCTGGACCAGGGTCTGGAAGCAAAGAAAGAAGTAGGAAAAACTGAAAACATTGCCTTCCTGAATAAGTATGGTGCCATAGGGACCTTCATCAATAACGATATCAAAATGCTGAAGCGGAATAAAGTGACCAAAGGCATTCTTATGGGGAGCTTTATGTTCCTGTTCTATGGATTGCTTATGTTTACGTCTGATATCTACCGCACGCCGATGATGATGATGTTTATGGGGCTTTTCGTAACAGGAGGTTTCCAATTCATGTTCGGGCAGAGGGTGCCCGCTTTCGACAGTTCTTATTACCCGTTGATGATGACCCAGAACGTCCCTTATAAAGAATACCTGAAAGCAAAATGGTGGCTGATGAACATCGTTACGGGAGTTTCCATCGTATTGGCGCTGTTTTATGCCTATTGGGGATGGGAAGTGTATTTTACCTTTTTTGCAGCCGGCCTTTACAACATCGGTGTGAATTCACAGTTTACCCTTTGGTCCGGTGCTTTCAATAAAACACAGATCGACCTGAATTCCAAAGAGAAAAGAATCGGTCAGAAAAATAGCTTTAACCTGAAAACGATGTTATTATTAATTCCCAAGATGCTGCTGCCGATGGCTGTTTTTGCCCTCACCAAATATTTCTTCGGGATTACAGCGGGTGTTGTAAGCATTGCCATTCTGGGACTCATTGGATTTTTATTCCGCGAGACAATATTCAACATCATCGTACGCCATTATAAAGTTGAAAAATACAGCACATTAGAAGCATTTAAAAACAAAAGTTAA
- a CDS encoding DNA repair protein RecN: MLSRIYIKNFALIDTLEVSLHNGLQVITGETGAGKSIILGALRLILGERADVKSIANTGEKSIVETEFSLDNQFKKFFIENDLDYDLQTIIRREISPTGKSRAFINDVPVTLDVLRELSSKLIDIHSQFETSNLFTSEYQFKIIDGLSENKSRIEEYQNEYSDFQSLKIQLKKYQAQLSENTKESDYKQFLLSELEDLQLDAIDYEDLQNQLSIQENAEMISENLAQVLSRFHQEEIGILSFFNEAKNKLSRISEVSHGFAELDSRLEASFVELKDIISELEDEAENIEANPDNLVQLSELNNRLNTLFIKHNAANVQELMDIRDQLAGDQKGASELEALIMDVEQNIIKKEQKLQKLAQKLSENRKKSIPVFIKKAEGLLKKLGLEKARVDIELKPAEDFNAFGKESIQLLFQANSGFPLKPIQTAISGGERSRVMLAVKKIIAESDQLPTLILDEIDTGVSGKVAEEIGNLMREMSADMQLIVISHLAQVAAKGNNNYKVVKQDVSGKTQSTIVPLDEDEKLNEIAQLLSGSRITEAALAQARELIG, from the coding sequence ATGCTTTCGAGAATTTACATTAAAAATTTTGCCCTTATTGATACGCTTGAAGTATCATTGCATAATGGTTTACAGGTTATTACCGGAGAAACCGGAGCAGGGAAATCCATTATACTGGGTGCTTTAAGGCTTATTTTAGGAGAGCGAGCAGATGTAAAGTCCATTGCCAACACGGGTGAGAAAAGCATTGTGGAAACTGAATTTTCCCTGGATAATCAGTTCAAGAAATTTTTTATAGAAAACGATCTGGATTATGATCTTCAGACCATTATCCGCAGGGAAATTTCACCTACAGGGAAATCAAGGGCGTTCATTAATGATGTACCCGTTACCCTGGACGTTCTCAGGGAACTGTCTTCAAAGCTGATTGACATCCACTCGCAGTTCGAGACCTCCAATCTCTTTACTTCCGAATACCAGTTTAAAATTATCGACGGCCTGTCTGAAAATAAAAGCAGGATCGAGGAATACCAGAATGAATATTCCGATTTCCAGAGCCTGAAAATCCAGCTTAAAAAATACCAAGCCCAGCTTTCCGAGAATACCAAAGAAAGCGATTATAAGCAGTTCCTGCTTTCTGAGCTGGAAGACCTGCAACTGGATGCTATAGATTATGAAGACCTCCAGAACCAGCTTTCCATCCAGGAAAATGCTGAAATGATTTCCGAAAACCTGGCGCAGGTATTATCAAGATTTCATCAGGAAGAAATCGGCATCCTGTCTTTTTTTAATGAAGCTAAAAATAAACTCTCCAGGATTTCTGAGGTGTCACATGGCTTTGCTGAATTAGACAGCCGCCTTGAAGCCTCTTTTGTGGAATTAAAGGATATCATCTCCGAGCTGGAAGACGAAGCAGAAAATATCGAAGCCAATCCGGATAACTTGGTCCAGCTTTCAGAACTGAATAACAGGCTCAATACCCTTTTTATCAAGCATAATGCAGCCAATGTGCAGGAGTTGATGGATATCAGGGACCAGCTGGCCGGTGATCAGAAGGGAGCCTCCGAGCTGGAAGCCCTCATCATGGATGTGGAGCAAAATATCATAAAAAAAGAGCAGAAGCTTCAAAAGCTGGCTCAGAAACTCTCAGAAAACAGAAAGAAAAGCATTCCTGTTTTCATCAAAAAAGCAGAAGGGCTGCTTAAAAAACTGGGCCTTGAGAAAGCCAGAGTGGATATTGAGCTGAAACCGGCGGAAGATTTCAATGCATTCGGTAAAGAAAGTATCCAACTTCTGTTCCAGGCCAATTCCGGGTTTCCGTTAAAGCCGATCCAGACCGCAATATCAGGAGGCGAACGTTCCAGGGTCATGCTGGCAGTGAAAAAAATTATTGCGGAAAGTGACCAGCTTCCTACACTCATCCTGGATGAAATAGATACCGGAGTTTCAGGAAAGGTGGCCGAGGAGATCGGAAATCTGATGCGAGAAATGTCCGCAGACATGCAGCTGATCGTTATTTCACACCTTGCACAAGTGGCAGCGAAAGGCAATAACAACTATAAAGTGGTGAAGCAGGACGTCTCCGGCAAAACCCAGTCCACCATTGTTCCGCTTGATGAAGATGAAAAGCTGAATGAAATTGCACAGCTCTTATCCGGAAGCAGGATTACAGAGGCTGCACTTGCACAGGCCAGAGAATTGATCGGTTAA